One stretch of Emys orbicularis isolate rEmyOrb1 chromosome 7, rEmyOrb1.hap1, whole genome shotgun sequence DNA includes these proteins:
- the FERMT3 gene encoding fermitin family homolog 3, which translates to MAGLKTASGDYIDSSWELSVAVEELGPEAEPLTLRVTGDVHIGGVMLQIVDKIKVKQNWSDHALWWEQKKLWLLKTNWTVDKYGLQADARLRYTPQHKPVRLQLPNRRMIRVHASFSEPVFRAVAGICRVLSIRHAEELSLLRAPEEKNKKKRKGPALGTEDEFDLSGVVLPASAEQQPFRGMPAHFSDSPATEACYRMLSVSWTGLTPEHVLKMPRPSNLVEKAQINSRWLSSSRSLMQQDVLENEQLWLRFKYYNFFDLEPKYDAVRITQLYEQARWAVLLEETESTEEEMMVFAALQYHINKLSLSADPTEPAGEQGMDDLDSALSNLQVKLEGGTSTSDMLENLTTIPELKDYLRIFRPRKLTLKGYKQHWVVFKETSISYYKSREEALGEPVQQLNLKGCEVVPDVNISGQKFCIRLLVPSPEGMSEVYLRCEDEQQYAHWMAGCRLAAKGRTMADSTYQSEVQNILSFLQLQRASPDAPAAPDAEAMGTQWLVSPRYQKKFKPKQLTPRILEAHQNVAQLSLTEAKMRFIQAWQSLPDFGISYFVVRFKGSRKDEILGIANNRLIRIDLAVGDVVKTWRYSNMRQWNVNWDIRQVAIEFDEHINVAFSSVSAGCNIVHEYIGGYIFLSTRSTDKGRGLDEELFYKLTGGHEAL; encoded by the exons ATGGCTGGGCTGAAGACAGCTAGCGGGGATTACATTGATTCCTCCTGGGAGCTGAGCGTGGCTGTGGAGGAGCTGGGGCCTGAGGCCGAGCCCCTCACCCTGCGAGTCACCGGAGATGTGCACATTGGGGGCGTCATGCTGCAGATTGTGGATAAGATCA AGGTGAAGCAGAACTGGTCAGACCACGCTCTCTGGTGGGAGCAGAAGAAACTCTGGCTGCTCAAGACCAACTGGACCGTGGATAAGTACGGGCTGCAGGCAGACGCTCGTCTCCGGTACACACCTCAGCACAAGCCTGTGCGGCTGCAGCTGCCCAACCGGCGGATGATCCGTGTCCACGCCAGCTTCTCTGAGCCTGTCTTCCGTGCTGTGGCTGGCATCTGCCGGGTGCTGA gtaTCCGGCATGCCGAGGAGCTTTCACTGCTGCGGGCGCCTGAGGAGAAGAACAAAAAGAAGCGGAAGGGGCCGGCGCTGGGGACAGAGGATGAGTTTGACCTAAGCGGGGTGGTGCTGCCAGCCA GTGCGGAGCAGCAGCCGTTCCGGGGGATGCCGGCCCATTTCTCGGATAGCCCCGCCACTGAGGCCTGTTACCGGATGCTGTCAGTGAGCTGGACTGGCCTGACCCCCGAGCACGTGCTGAAGATGCCTCGGCCCAGCAACCTCGTGGAGAAGGCCCAGATCAACAGCCG GTGGCTGAGCTCCTCGCGGTCACTGATGCAGCAGGACGTGCTGGAGAACGAGCAGCTCTGGCTGCGGTTCAAATATTACAACTTCTTTGACCTGGAGCCCAAG TACGATGCGGTGCGCATCACCCAGCTGTATGAGCAGGCGCGCTGGGCCGTGCTGCTGGAGGAGACCGAAAGCACCGAGGAGGAGATGATGGTCTTCGCTGCCCTGCAG tATCACATCAACAAGCTCTCCCTGAGTGCTGACCCCACAGAGCCAGCTGGGGAGCAAGGCATGGATGACCTGGACTCAGCCCTGTCCAACCTCCAGGTCAAGCTGGAGGGGGGGACATCAACCTCGGACATGCTG GAAAATCTCACCACCATCCCTGAGCTGAAGGATTATCTCCGGATATTCAG GCCCCGCAAGCTGACGCTCAAGGGCTACAAGCAGCACTGGGTAGTGTTCAAAGAGACCTCCATCTCCTACTACAAGAGCCGTGAGGAAGCGCTGGGTGAGCCCGTGCAGCAGCTCAATCTCAAGG GCTGTGAGGTGGTACCGGATGTCAACATCTCAGGCCAAAAGTTCTGCATCAGACTGCTGGTGCCATCTCCGGAGGGGATGAGCGAGGTGTACCTGCGCTGTGAGGAT GAGCAGCAGTATGCCCACTGGATGGCAGGGTGCCGGCTGGCAGCCAAGGGCCGGACCATGGCAGACAGCACGTATCAGTCTGAGGTGCAGAACATCCTGTCCTTCCTGCAGCTGCAGAGAGCCAGTCCTGACGCGCCCGCGGCCCCTGATGCCGAGGCCATGGGCACCCAGTGGCTGGTATCCCCCCGCTACCAGAAGAAATTCAAGCCGAAACAG TTAACCCCGCGCATCCTGGAAGCCCATCAGAACGTGGCCCAGCTCTCACTCACCGAGGCCAAGATGAGGTTTATCCAGGCCTGGCAGTCGCTGCCTGATTTCGGCATCTCCTACTTTGTGGTCAG GTTCAAGGGCAGTAGGAAGGATGAGATCCTGGGCATCGCCAATAATCGTCTGATCCGAATCGACCTGGCTGTGGGAGATGTGGTGAAGACCTGGCGGTACAGCAACATGCGCCAGTGGAATGTCAACTGGGACATCCGTCAG GTGGCGATTGAATTTGATGAGCACATCAATGTGGCATTCAGCAGCGTGTCGGCCGGGTGCAATATCGTGCACGAGTACATCGGGGGGTACATCTTCCTGTCCACCCGCTCCACCGACAAGGGCCGGGGCCTCGATGAGGAGCTTTTCTACAAGCTGACAGGGGGCCACGAGGCCCTGTGA
- the TRPT1 gene encoding tRNA 2'-phosphotransferase 1 yields MDPGGAESQQPLPRAPGRGSWKSGSRKRQQNQNPDVRLSKALSYVLRHGAAQLGLEMGADGFVDVAALLSLPRFGGVSVADVRHVVETNEKRRFALRPHPSDGRLQIRANQGHSLQQVSELELIPLLEPTALPQTMAHGTYLRHWPAICQGGLSRMGRNHIHLAPGLPGDGHVLSGMRQDCDVAIVINGLQALADGIKFYRSANGVILTPGDAEGLLPPQYFQRVLQLRPDRRLLPLK; encoded by the exons ATGGATCCAGGGGGGGCAGAATCTCAGCAGCCTCTTCCTAGGGCtcctgggagagggagctggaagTCTGGGAGTCGAAAGAGGCAGCAGAACCAG AACCCGGATGTCCGTCTGTCCAAAGCCTTGTCCTATGTTTTGCGTCATGGagcagcccagctggggctggagatgggTGCTG ATGGGTTCGTAGACGTGGCTGCCCTGCTGAGCCTGCCTCGCTTTGGGGGTGTCTCTGTGGCCGATGTGCGACACGTCGTGGAGACTAACGAGAAGCGCCGCTTTGCCCTGCGCCCCCACCCTAGTGACGGGCGCTTGCAGATCCGCGCCAACCAGGGGCACtcactgcag CAGGTGTCAGAGCTAGAGCTgatcccactgctggagcccacagccctaccccagacCATGGCCCATGGCACTTACCTGCGGCACTGGCCGGCCATCTGCCAGGGGGGCCTTTCCCGCATGGGGCGCAACCATATCCACCTAGCACCTGGGCTGCCCGGGGATGGACATGTCCTCAGCG GGATGAGGCAGGACTGTGATGTGGCTATAGTGATCAATGGGCTCCAGGCGCTGGCAG ATGGGATCAAGTTCTATCGCTCAGCTAATGGTGTCATCCTCACACCGGGTGATGCTGAAGGCCTCCTGCCTCCCCAGTACTTCCAGAGAGTCCTGCAGCTCCGGCCTGACA GGCGTCTGCTACCTCTCAAGTGA
- the NUDT22 gene encoding uridine diphosphate glucose pyrophosphatase NUDT22, giving the protein MDPEISIMLQCPSPKGLAETEVQAELSPAYDRRQLPGGQAWIDAVWEARCRHSPWLFNGSKFRLHSAQLDGGSLTFRLGLTCYKDFLGTNRAGIARHLQQQGRQDFGDSQAYLAEPLGVGAMVHTADDCFVFLRRSLKVGEAPGLVDIPGGHPEPQAVVGDVPEESIRLQDLPRQMVVKEIFTSILREIRDEVNLPLPTLSQPVLLGIARNQTSAGRASAEFYVRCSLTLEQVKQRYEIGGPEAQESTGIIFIKREDVLTLEQTGGMWRELCPSAKGAVRLYTLVQGGGQ; this is encoded by the exons ATGGACCCTGAGATCTCCATCATGCTGCAGTGTCCGTCTCCCAAGGGCCTGGCAGAGACAGAGGTGCAGGCTGAGCTCTCCCCAGCCTACGACCGGCGCCAGCTGCCCGGGGGCCAGGCCTGGATCGACGCTGTCTGGGAGGCCCGGTGCCGCCACAGCCCCTGGCTTTTCAACGGCTCCAAATTCCGGCTGCATTCAGCCCAGCTGGATGGGGGCTCCCTGACCTTTCGTCTGGGCCTCACCTGCTACAAGGACTTTCTGGGTACCAACCGGGCTGGCATAGCCAggcacctccagcagcaggggCGGCAGGACTTTGGGGACAGCCAGGCCTACCTGGCGGAGCCGCTGGGAGTGGGCGCCATGGTGCATACCGCTGATGACTGCTTCGTCTTCCTACGGCGCAGCCTGAAGGTGGGCGAGGCGCCTGGCCTCGTAGACATCCCCGGGGGGCATCCTGAGCCACAG GCTGTGGTGGGGGATGTCCCAGAAGAATCCATCCGTTTGCAGGATCTCCCCAGACAGATGGTTGTCAAGGAGATCTTCACCTCCATCCTGCGGGAGATCCGAGATGAG GTCAACCTGCCACTGCCCACCCTAAGCCAGCCAGTGCTGCTGGGCATCGCTCGGAACCAGACCAGCGCAGGTCGGGCCAGCGCTGAGTTCTATGTCAG GTGCAGTCTGACGTTGGAGCAGGTGAAGCAGAGATATGAGATCGGGGGGCCTGAAGCTCAGGAATCCACTGGCATCATCTTTATCAAGAGAGAG GACGTCCTGACTCTGGAGCAGACCGGAGGGATGTGGAGGGAGCTGTGCCCATCTGCCAAGGGGGCTGTCAGACTCTACACCCTGGttcagggtggggggcagtga